The DNA window CCATGGGTGGTCAGCGCCCTTGAGAACGTGATGAAGAGGCGTGGCGTGAGTTATATAGAGATCTACGCTGGTCTCCTTGACAGGTTAACGCTGGCCAACTTTGACAGCGACTGGTATCAGGCCTTTGTAGTAACCAGCTGCCCCAGGCTGCCGATAGATGACTTTAACGATTACCAGAAGCCCGTCTTAACCCCTGGGGAGGCCTTTATGGCGCTCATGAGGGCTCTTTCGCCTTACAGGTTCCCATGGTAAACCTCTCATTCACGCCGCTTACGCGGACTTTGACGCACAGACGGCGTACCGTGATCGCATTCAACGAACTTGACGTATTATAGGCAGGCCTTCACAACGTTAACAGCTCATACCAGCTACTGTCACCTACGGGAAGAGTGATAACAGCTCCCCGCACGTCACCTATGAGGGGGCGACCTGGAGGTCAAGCTGAGTAGACTGAAGGTGCTACTTGAGAGGGAGGTGCCGCGCATAGAGGCCCCATCTCAGGGGCTTGAGCAGTACACGACTCCAGCAGAGCTCGTCATAGATATGCTTTCAGTCCCTCTCAGGAAGGGGCTACTTGATGGGGCTGCTGTTGCAGACCTCGGCTCAGGAACCTGCAGGATAGCAATAGCGTCCCTGTTGCTAGGCGCTGCCAGGTCAATAGCTGTTGACTTTGATCAGAGGTTTGGGGAGGCCTGTGCATACTCTGCGCAGAGGCTTGGCGTTAGTTGGGGCCTGCTCTTCGTGGCAGCCTGGATAGGCAGCGACATAGGCCCCCTGCGCGCCGGCTCTATAGACGTCATAGTAATGAACCCCCCATTTGGAGTCTGGAGGAGGGGAGCTGACAGGGAGTTCATGGAGTACGCTATGGGCCTTAAGGCCAAGGAAATAGTGGCTCTTGTCAAGTCAGGCAACCTAGACTTCCACACCAGGCTTGCCACGTCAAGGGGGTACTCGCTCAACTTTTTAGGGACGCACGACTTCCTTATACCTGCGGCTATGCCGCACCACAGGAGCAGGGTCAGGCGGATAAAGGTGGACATAGTTGAACTCACAAGAGCCTAAGCGCGTGGTTCCAGGGGACGTTATAGCGGTGATCGAGGAGTACTCAGAGGGTCAGAGCGTCTATGTAGACCAGCAGATGGGCGTGCTAAGGGCGTCAGCCGTGGGCAGACTTAAGCTGGACAACCAGGCCAAGGTGGCCAGCGTCGTCACCAGGAGAAACGTTAAGGGACCCAGGAAGGGCGCCACGGTGTTGGGGTTGG is part of the Acidilobus sp. 7A genome and encodes:
- a CDS encoding 50S ribosomal protein L11 methyltransferase — protein: MLLEREVPRIEAPSQGLEQYTTPAELVIDMLSVPLRKGLLDGAAVADLGSGTCRIAIASLLLGAARSIAVDFDQRFGEACAYSAQRLGVSWGLLFVAAWIGSDIGPLRAGSIDVIVMNPPFGVWRRGADREFMEYAMGLKAKEIVALVKSGNLDFHTRLATSRGYSLNFLGTHDFLIPAAMPHHRSRVRRIKVDIVELTRA